The Romeriopsis navalis LEGE 11480 region CATACGGAAACTTTCATGAGAATAATAGTTAGAAGGGAGAGGAGTATCACGTGATAAGAAGCAACTCAACGACCGAAAGGCTCTTCAGAGCCTCAGGCATATCATTGGGTATGACTGTCCTTGAACTGGGATGTGGCCCTGGTGAGGTCTCAGCACTCCTCAGTGAGATAGTCGGTCCAACCGGCATCGTGCTAGCCGTTGATCTTAGTGATGAGATGCTATCTATCGCCAAAAGGAATCTTGAGAAGGCTGGCAAGGGAAATGTTCGCTTTGTCCGCGCAGATTTGAATGACGCTCCCGAGTACCTAGGAGATGTAGATCGGTTTTCGTTCGATGTGGTGGCTGGCCGTCGAGTTTTAATGTACTTAGCCAGGCCTGAACGAGTACTCGCAGGTCTATTGCCGTGGTTACGAGAAGGCGGTCTAGTTGTCTTTGAAGAGGCTGACTCTACGATCTGCCCAGGTCACGTGGCGAGCATGCCCGCTCACGCACAAGGCGTATCCTTACTTGATAA contains the following coding sequences:
- a CDS encoding methyltransferase domain-containing protein, with amino-acid sequence MIRSNSTTERLFRASGISLGMTVLELGCGPGEVSALLSEIVGPTGIVLAVDLSDEMLSIAKRNLEKAGKGNVRFVRADLNDAPEYLGDVDRFSFDVVAGRRVLMYLARPERVLAGLLPWLREGGLVVFEEADSTICPGHVASMPAHAQGVSLLDKMLGKEGVDRSMGFHLSATFSAAGLRFEQVWAEAVIDGQGDQYTLGELLQLLKPRLESSDVATTSEIESLITQIEMEREPTTIFVSGMRFCAKARKGQNSGGDA